The following coding sequences lie in one Paracidovorax avenae genomic window:
- a CDS encoding FecR domain-containing protein, translated as MNPDAGKSQLAREAAHWMVLQHEGELDEDRLRALQLWRDRSPDHERAWQAAQELRMLFGQVPQDVGLRTLGAAGRARRQAVRGVLTMALATPVAWWMWRTAGREWAADFRTAVGERRTETLADGSRIWLNTGSAVNVRFTAAERALELVAGEILVETAHSDRPQPPLEVVVNAGRVRALGTRFLVRELQDARWRVAVLQHAVRIRPADADAGGAVELSAGMQADFDARGAGSPRAADDSAAAWRDGVVVARDMRLADLTAEIARYRRGVLGCAPEVANLRISGVFQLDDTDRTLRALSESLPIAVRERTRYWVTLTAKSQDT; from the coding sequence GTGAACCCGGACGCAGGCAAGTCGCAGCTCGCCCGGGAGGCCGCACACTGGATGGTGCTGCAGCACGAGGGCGAGCTGGATGAGGACCGTCTGCGCGCCCTGCAGCTCTGGCGCGACCGCAGTCCCGACCACGAGCGTGCCTGGCAGGCCGCGCAGGAGCTGCGCATGCTCTTCGGGCAGGTGCCCCAGGACGTGGGCCTCCGGACGCTGGGCGCTGCGGGACGTGCACGGCGCCAGGCGGTGCGCGGCGTTCTCACCATGGCCCTGGCCACGCCCGTCGCCTGGTGGATGTGGCGTACCGCCGGCCGCGAATGGGCGGCCGATTTCCGAACCGCCGTGGGCGAGCGCCGCACCGAAACCCTGGCGGACGGCAGCCGCATCTGGCTCAACACGGGCAGCGCCGTGAACGTGCGCTTCACCGCCGCCGAACGCGCGCTGGAACTGGTCGCCGGTGAAATCCTGGTGGAGACAGCGCATTCCGACCGGCCCCAGCCGCCGCTGGAAGTCGTGGTGAATGCAGGCCGCGTCCGCGCACTGGGCACACGCTTTCTGGTGAGGGAGCTGCAGGACGCACGCTGGCGCGTCGCCGTCCTGCAGCATGCCGTGCGCATCCGGCCCGCCGACGCAGATGCTGGCGGGGCGGTGGAATTGTCCGCCGGCATGCAGGCCGACTTCGATGCGCGCGGTGCGGGCAGTCCACGGGCGGCGGACGACAGCGCCGCTGCCTGGCGCGACGGCGTGGTGGTGGCGCGCGACATGCGGCTGGCCGACCTGACGGCAGAAATCGCCCGCTACCGGCGCGGCGTCCTGGGCTGCGCGCCGGAGGTGGCAAACCTGCGCATCTCTGGCGTGTTCCAGCTCGACGACACGGACCGCACGCTGCGGGCACTGTCCGAATCCCTTCCCATCGCGGTCCGCGAACGCACCCGGTACTGGGTCACGCTGACCGCGAAATCGCAAGACACCTGA
- a CDS encoding TonB-dependent siderophore receptor, whose product MHTSLRKASARAPARLQQALHPIALAAALCTLASLNAAAQTAATATQDTAQNTAQDAEHAFDLPAGPLDAALYALGRQAGLTLSFDPALVQGMDTPGLQGRFSAGQGLASLLRNTGLRAVRGASGAWQLQRMAQPAPAQGDAAPALGTIVVKETAEPGATTEGSGSYAPRQVTVGSKIPVPWKEVPASVSVVTRQQIEDQNLVTVEDALRQVVGVTAFPYGDGTAYFQSRGYQSDVQYDGIPANNGLQYLSQFDLAMYDRIEVLRGPAGVLQGAGSPAGTVNMVRKRPTAEPAIGGTLSAGSWGRGRSELDISRALNDSGSVRGRAVLAGQSYGSFLDQGRDRSFMGYGVIEADLTRDTLLTLSATAQKKRDRGIDYGVGVHADGSFVRLPRSTFYGTDWSGADNTTTEYFAELGHRFNSQWQARVVYLDRSVDGDSRYGYVNPGPGFDYHSRYTLQAQDGDTRWRGLDAHISGRFDLAGMDHEVVLGFNQAWRSQTSLSGNVQIPDVDLRSIQVPEQPIPFRFGSRSRSEQSGIYGQWRTHLADPLILTLGGRLSRYESRSQNILPTVAGWQKDPGVGTRFTPQAGLVYAVQPDISVYGSYTEIFAPQTQLAVGNAALKPREGRQYEVGAKGVFLNGRLNASVAAFQIQDENRAVADPDHPTFYVARGKVRSRGWEMEVAGRIRPGWDIHAGYTRLLTRYVDDPAQQGAIYSAEEPRNSLKLWTRYEFQDQALRGWFLGAGLRAQSTTSRDADPQRGYAVFDAQVGYRINQHLSATMNVNNLFDKAYYARVPSRFYSVWGDPRNVMVTLRASY is encoded by the coding sequence ATGCACACATCACTGCGCAAGGCCTCGGCCCGCGCCCCCGCCCGCCTGCAGCAGGCCCTCCACCCCATCGCACTGGCCGCGGCGCTGTGCACGCTGGCCAGCCTGAACGCCGCGGCGCAGACGGCGGCCACAGCCACGCAGGACACCGCACAGAACACCGCGCAGGACGCGGAGCATGCATTCGACCTGCCCGCCGGCCCGCTCGACGCCGCGCTCTATGCCTTGGGCCGCCAGGCCGGGCTGACGCTCAGCTTCGACCCTGCCCTGGTGCAGGGCATGGACACCCCGGGCCTGCAAGGGCGCTTCAGTGCCGGGCAAGGCCTGGCCTCGCTGCTGCGCAATACCGGCCTCCGGGCCGTGCGCGGCGCCAGCGGTGCATGGCAGCTGCAGCGCATGGCCCAGCCTGCACCGGCGCAGGGCGACGCGGCTCCCGCCCTGGGAACCATCGTCGTGAAAGAGACCGCCGAGCCGGGCGCCACCACGGAAGGCTCAGGCAGCTACGCACCGCGCCAGGTGACCGTGGGCAGCAAGATTCCCGTGCCGTGGAAGGAGGTGCCGGCATCGGTCTCCGTGGTCACACGCCAGCAGATCGAAGACCAGAACCTCGTCACCGTGGAAGACGCGCTGCGCCAGGTGGTGGGCGTGACGGCGTTTCCCTACGGTGACGGCACGGCCTATTTCCAGTCGCGCGGGTACCAGTCGGATGTGCAGTACGACGGCATTCCCGCCAACAACGGCCTGCAGTACCTGAGCCAGTTCGACCTGGCCATGTACGACCGCATCGAAGTGCTGCGCGGCCCTGCCGGCGTGCTGCAGGGCGCCGGCAGCCCTGCCGGCACGGTGAACATGGTGCGCAAGCGTCCCACGGCGGAGCCCGCCATCGGCGGCACGCTGTCGGCAGGCTCCTGGGGCCGCGGCCGCTCGGAGCTGGATATTTCGCGTGCGCTCAATGACAGCGGCAGCGTGCGCGGGCGCGCCGTGCTCGCCGGCCAGAGCTACGGCTCCTTCCTGGACCAGGGCCGCGACCGCAGCTTCATGGGCTATGGCGTGATCGAAGCCGACCTCACCCGGGACACGCTGCTCACCCTCTCCGCCACTGCGCAGAAAAAGCGCGACCGCGGCATCGACTACGGCGTGGGCGTCCACGCCGACGGCTCGTTCGTGCGCCTGCCGCGTTCCACCTTCTACGGCACCGACTGGAGCGGGGCCGACAACACCACCACGGAATACTTTGCCGAACTCGGCCACCGCTTCAACAGCCAATGGCAGGCCCGGGTGGTGTACCTCGACCGCAGCGTGGACGGCGATTCACGCTATGGCTACGTGAACCCCGGCCCGGGCTTCGACTACCACTCCCGCTACACCCTCCAGGCGCAGGACGGCGACACGCGCTGGCGCGGCCTCGATGCCCACATCTCGGGCCGGTTCGATCTGGCGGGCATGGACCACGAAGTGGTGCTGGGCTTCAACCAGGCCTGGCGCAGCCAGACCTCGCTCAGCGGCAATGTGCAGATTCCCGATGTGGACCTGCGCAGCATCCAGGTACCGGAACAACCCATCCCGTTCAGGTTCGGCTCCCGCAGCCGCAGCGAGCAGTCCGGCATCTACGGCCAGTGGCGCACGCACCTCGCCGATCCACTCATCCTGACGCTGGGCGGGCGCCTCAGCCGCTATGAAAGCCGTTCGCAGAACATCCTGCCCACCGTGGCCGGCTGGCAGAAGGACCCGGGCGTGGGCACCCGGTTCACGCCCCAGGCCGGCCTGGTCTATGCCGTGCAGCCGGACATCTCCGTATATGGCAGCTATACCGAAATCTTCGCGCCGCAAACGCAGCTGGCCGTGGGCAACGCCGCGCTCAAGCCGCGCGAGGGCAGGCAGTACGAGGTAGGTGCCAAGGGCGTGTTCCTGAACGGGCGGCTGAACGCCTCGGTAGCCGCCTTCCAGATCCAGGACGAGAACCGCGCCGTGGCCGATCCCGACCACCCCACCTTCTACGTGGCGCGCGGCAAGGTGCGCAGCCGCGGCTGGGAAATGGAAGTGGCCGGCCGCATCCGCCCGGGCTGGGACATCCATGCCGGTTACACGCGCCTGCTCACCCGCTACGTCGATGACCCCGCACAGCAGGGCGCCATCTACTCGGCCGAGGAACCGCGCAACAGCTTGAAGCTGTGGACGCGCTACGAATTCCAGGACCAGGCCCTGCGTGGCTGGTTCCTCGGCGCGGGCCTGCGCGCGCAAAGCACGACCAGCCGCGACGCCGATCCACAGCGCGGCTACGCGGTGTTCGATGCGCAGGTGGGCTACCGCATCAACCAGCACCTGAGCGCCACCATGAACGTGAACAACCTCTTCGACAAGGCCTACTACGCCCGCGTTCCTTCGCGCTTCTACAGCGTATGGGGTGATCCGCGCAACGTCATGGTCACGCTGCGTGCCAGCTACTGA